The following DNA comes from Ricinus communis isolate WT05 ecotype wild-type chromosome 10, ASM1957865v1, whole genome shotgun sequence.
TTTTCAAGTGACATTTCggtttttatcaaaatatctatcatttcaaaatttctattaagttttattttttataattttatctatattaaGGTCAGAAATATTTATTGAGTATTTCTATTTAAGAAATTGTTTGTTTAGAATGTAACTTAGTtaataacttttattaatttttgtacaatattaaaaaagtcagataaaaaataaaaaatatatataaaaaaactcaatataagtttaagatattaatacgataatttaataatttaatatgataaatctcttcaagaaaaaagtaattatcctgaaaatttatttagagcAAGGAAGCCGAAATCTAGAAGACTGGTAAGAGGGCAAAAGagtaaaaggagaaaaaaaaaagcagtaAAAGAGGAAGTTGATGTATGTAGAAACGGCGGGCACACCGTAAGGTTACGTGGGAAAAAAGCCAAGAAAAACAAGTAGCGACAATTTGGATACCCGAAATTGCCCCTTCCCCAAACCCTCTACTAACCTTTCTCCCTACCTctcttttcaaatataaaccCCTCCTAATCCCTCTTTTCTCTCTATCTCTATCTCTCTCCATCTCTTCTCTACTGCTTTCCAGAACTCTCTCTTCTACTTTTCAACAACCAGCCATGACTGCTTACAAGGGCAAATACGCTGGTAAGATCTGAATTCTCCATCTCTCTCATGCCCTATATTGCTATTGATTAGATCTGTTTTATATTACTATTGAGCAGATCTATTACGAGTTTGTGTTACTGtacttgttttatttttttcgtCTTAATTGTCATTGTGATTTTACATCTCTCTGATCTGATTGCGTATATGTAATCCTGAGGTATGAAGCAgatctatttatataaaaaccaTTTGctgtttctattttaattgctGCAATCAGATCTGATTTTGATGTAGTTTTCTGTTCAGCAGTATGCTTGTTAGTGTTAGCTTTCTGCTTGATTTTCTGTTGGAAAGACCAGAAAAGGCTGATGGATCCTTAAATTTTCTATAACTGGAGCTCACTAACTAACAGGTCTAATTTAAATCATATGATTAATActatgatttttttctttcattaccTAATCttgatattaaatataaaatgaaacaaGAGTGACTATTTCTGAATCGAATTATGTTTTATATGTTTGCAATTaggtattttttaatttaaattctttttttttctttttgtgtcgGGGCAAGGGGGTGGTGGGTTGGTTGTTGGGGGGCCGATTGCTTGTATGAGCTTCATGATCgtgatttgatttgatttggtTGTCTAAAAGTACTAAGTTCTATGTGgatctgaaaagaaaattgatatcTGGTCTAAATATTGTTATCACTTTTTGCAGATGAGCTCATTGCCAATGCTGCCTACATTGGCACACCTGGAAAGGGTATCCTTGCTGCCGATGAGTCAACCGGCACAATCGGCAAGCGTCTATCCAGCATCAATGTTGAGAATGTTGAGGAAAACAGGCGTGCCCTTCGGGAGCTACTCTTCACCGCTCCTGGTGCCCTTCAATACCTCAGTGGAGTAATTCTCTTCGAGGAAACCCTGTATCAGAAGACTAAAtcaggtatatatatatatttacgtATTGGTTCTTTGATAAACTGGTTTTCTCGATTAGCTTTTTTGATTTGAATGTTAATTTTGTGCAGGCAAGCCTTTTGCTGAGCTTTTGAAGGAGAATGGTGTCCTCCCTGGTATTAAGGTTGACAAGGGTACAGTTGAGATTGCTGGCACCGATGGTGAGACTACAACCCAAGGTCATGATGGGCTTGCCCAACGTTGCCAGAAGTACTATGAAGCTGGTGCGCGATTTGCAAAGTGGCGTGCTGTGCTCAAGATTGGCCCCAATGAGCCATCTCAGCTTTCCATCAATTTGAATGCTGAGGGGTTGGCCAGATATGCCATCATTTGCCAGGAGAATGGTTTGGTCCCAATTGTTGAGCCTGAGATTTTGGTTGATGGACCTCATGATATTAACAAGTGTGCTGAGGTCACTGAGCGTGTTCTTGCTGCCTGCTACAAAGCACTCAATGATCACCATGTCTTGCTTGAGGGAACTCTTTTGAAACCTAACATGGTTACCCCTGGATCAGATTCCCCTAAGGTTGCACCCGAAGTGGTTGCTGAGTACACAGTCCGCGCCCTTCAACGCACTATGCCAGCTGCTGTTCCAGCTGTTGTGTTCTTGTCTGGTGGACAGAGTGAGGAGGAGGCTACCCTCAACCTGAACGCCATGAACAAGCTCAAGACAAAGAAGCCATGGActctttccttctcttttgGACGTGCCCTTCAGGCAAGTACCCTCAAGGCTTGGGCCGGAAAGGAGGAGAATGTGAAGAAGGCTCAGGAAGCATTGCTTGTCAGGTGCAAGGCCAACTCAGAGGCAACTCTCGGAACTTACAAGGGAGATGCTACTCTTGGCGAGGGTGCCGCAGAGAGCCTCCATGTCAAGGACTACAAATACTAAGAGATCTCAAAGTGACAGTAATAGAGCGTCTTGTCTCAGGCATAGTTTTAGGGCTTCACttttttaatgttgctgatcgGATTTAGTATGAAGTAGCATAATAAAATGCTCGAGGAGTATTTTCTTGTTGAGTTTGAATGGATTGCTCAGTTTCGGATGAAAACTGTTCatgttttgtctttttttttttcttttccaaattgtctttttttttttgtaagtTATGAAAGTTGAATTTTCCGGCTTTGATGCAAACATTCTTGCCTCCTCAACTCTATATTCGTTGCTATGGTAAATTATGTAATTCATCTCAACCTTCAAATTTAAATCctattttgttcttttgttcAAACCTTATTTGCAATATAAGACCTCATTTACAGCAACATAGTGTCAAACTTTTGGCATGAGTTGAGACCATATTgatgaataagaaaaagaataaataaaatatgtctAAAAGCCAATAAAGTGATGGTGATTCATTGTCTATAGCTTGCTACAGATGTGATAGCTAgaaaatgtttttaattttcttaaaatttcattaataagtTAGGGACGATGAAATTAAACCGTTAAATATGCCATGTTAACAACATGGGACGCATAGGTAACGTAATGGTGTGTTGCCCCATATGGCAACACGACATATGCAACGGTTTAATTTAATCGTTCATAACTTAATAATGGagttttaagaaaatgaaaaacatcttctctttctttacaCACCATGAAAATCGACAAGAAAAGTTGCTTGCAGAAAGGTGAAGTAAGCTCAGCCAAACAGGTTTTATGCACTGGTTTAGTCgaaacaaaaaaggaaaagaactcTGATTTTCCCTTCCTTTGTCGTTCATGGCTTTTCTAACCATGGCGGCTCGTGAAATTGAAGAAAGGAGAGAATACAGAGCAATTGActtttttcatcaattttgaCCAACTGTGGCAAGCTATAGGCAATTAAGCACCATCAATGAAGTCCTCATAGTGTAAATCCTTGAGCACAATgatcatatataatttataaattaagttttgtattataaattaatctcCACATAGAAGTCATATGATTAATATtgcaataaaaaattgatttaatatttaaattgaaagcTATTTTAAATGTTGGgagtaaattatataatatccTCTTATTATATTGACTAAGACTTAGTAACTAAGTTGTAATGGAGTAAATACATTACTCGTTAAGGATCGACGTATTCCTACAAAAATAATGTATTTGTGTGTTATTTGATAAGTGAATTGCTACAAAGTTTAGCATATATGCTAGAGACTATTGAAGAAGCAAAATGATCGGAACTTGGAAGCGAAATCAGATTCAGAGTTGATTATAGACTTCCGAAAAGCAAACTAAAATGTGGAAATGTATAATATTATAACTTGAATAAAACATGGATAATTGAGATACTCGTATTGACATTTATGAAAGctctctttaaaaaaaaaataaaaatagaccCTTAAGAGTTTGGCTGTATTACACACGAGGATGTGGCTGCCAGCCCAAGTGAAAAGGTTTTTTAGGCCCCTTAAGAGTTAGGCTGCCAAGTATCAGTCAACCCAATTGCATTAACTCGAATACTCTACAAAGAGCAAAAATGAGCTTTAGGTGTGGCCCAGACagaaacaataagaaaaagaatggcCCATGCAGGTTTCGAACCTGCGACCTTCGCGTTATTAGCACGACGCTCTAACCAACTGAGCTAATAGGCCATGTTGCTAATGTGAATGCTCAAGTTACTACTATGAATTAAACAAAAGAGAAGGCAATAAATGCACTTATTTATGCGAAACTcaagaattgaagaaaaatcTGAAGTCCCAAATGAAATGACATCAAAATCTATTAAAAGGCAATGCAATTGATATTTGCAGTTAAAGGCAAAAAATAGCTGAGGCAAGAAATATAAGAAAGCTATTTTGCCAATTCTAGGCAAGTTTTATAGCAACAATATGGCAGTTCAattcccttttctttcctttcctttatACCTCAGCAATATTCAGTCACATCAATTTGAAATGGCATATCATCATCAACTGCAACTCCAAGTAAtcgtcctcctcctcctcctcttccTCTCCACTCACCATCACCAATTAAAAAAGATGGGTTTGCTTccattttcaatatttttccaCAATTGTCAAagtaaaatatctttttctttaattcacTGCCAATAGCCAAAACTGTCTCTAGGCTTTCAGACAAGCAAGTAAACTGGCTTCAAGTTAcaggaaagaagaagagaacagagaaaagaaagctgaaattacattaaaaaatgtaaaatttgaAGAGAGTGTGTACTGCTACTTTAGGTGGTGATAGTGACTGTAATGTCTAGCCTTTGTTTTGGATTCTCCTGATGGGAAGCTTCTTTACTCTTTCCCCAGTACGGAGAagccctttttttttttctttcctgtGACTAACATATGACACAATAACTGGTTTCTTGTGGAATTGGATTGTATGTGTATATTTGTGTTGTAAGGTAGCATCATGTTTGTTATTGAACAGCAAGGGTTCCTGAGTCGAACGTCAAtccatctttcttttcttgtctacttattagtaaattttagTATCAAGATACTTCAGCCTGTTTGGCAACCATTCTGTGTCTAGCTAGCTAGGACTCCCTTCTTCTATTAggtaatgaaattaataaccAAAAAGAATGGCTGTCAGGtttgtaatttattatgaattattataaactaCTTGAATCTAGGGTTAAGTATATCTCAagatgatatatatatatatatatatatgaagtaTGTTTTTCTCTTATGTTTTATTGGGGTCAAACTCTTATTATGGTCGATTTTCATAATGTAAAATAGAAGAAATTCGATTTGGGTAGtgttatttcttttgaaaaatacTAAAGTAaccaaaagaataataataaaagaacaaagagaaATCCAATTAATGATACTTCACTATAGAATGCCAACATGAAGTGTAACAATCATAATTGATTGTataagtataatttatttttaaagcaatTTTTCCAGTCCATTCTTtaacaatttgattttatgcTTCACAAAGTACCTATGCTATGTACacatgttttcttttaatctttttttaattataaatgattgtgtacatataaaattattgactgctgaaaaaagaaaatcgcATGATTCGGCTAAAGACGTCAGAAATAAAGGGCCGAGCACAAGTCATGAAGAAGTATTGAACCaacttaaaaaagaattctctttctttgtaACCCTTTTTTTCAACATCAATGAAGCTTACTGTTTACTTTCAAACTTGCAGAAGGGACTACAGTTCAGTACGTTCACTCATGTTAGGATTGTGTGGCAATTAAAACTAGATATCAGGATCGATTGTAGCCcattaatttgatttctttgaatatgattttcttttgatgCTCCTCTTTGAATCTGtattattgattaaataattactgCCTCAGTTAGTAGAACATGTTCTACACAGTTTATCTCCAAAAAAGTACCCataatactattatttttctgtCAAATCAGGTATTAATCTGTACCATGAGCATTTCAAGTTCtcacaaattaattagtaaactTTATTCCTTTCTGCAGTGAATTTTATTCACTGAAATATCAAATTAACAACCCTAATTTCGATTGTACATGTCAACAAAGAGGCTAAAACTTAGTCTTTCAGATTCTTTAGGTTGGTGTGCACTGTACATGATTCTTTatggaaaagtaaattatttatttttaaatctattaattaaaaatacaattttagtCCAAGATAGTTTAACAATTGGCattataagaatatatttatagtataatcCGAACTCTATTGTTTCTCCGGGGTCATCGCATACTACTGAAAGGCTACTTTTTGCAAAACGACAATGTTCTGGCTATGGCTTATAGAACTTATTGCGTATAGTTTGCTCTTATGCAGGTGATGGTGAGACAGGGACGAGACAACACCATATCAGGAACCAGAcatgaaagaattaaaaggaGATGACATGTATCGTATCACCTGcattttctgtttcttttatattgaaaTGAATCTGGCTTAAAATATCCTTTGCATAGAAAACTTAGATTGAGATTTGCAAATTCCATAATAGTGACAGTTCTGAAACTTAtcttatttgaaaaaagagGATGTTATGTATGTGATAAAGTAGGGTTAGGACATCAGGGGTTAATAACTTGTCACATGTATAAATGGTTTAAGTAATTTAGTTCAGATTCATGAAATACTCACAAATAgcatatgataaaaaataaaaaacgaATTGAAGCAAGTAGCAGATGAACTTTCACAATATTGCCATTGCATGCATGTAATTAACTAGGAAATTTTATCACAAAGGAGAATTTCAAAAATGTTAGGTAATTCAGAACCTAAAAACATGTAGCAAGATAGCAACATTGCAAAACATATATcctctcctcctcctccttttccttctcatGAAAGATAAAGAcccattatttttatcttaaaaatttcccatataaattaagataaaacCCATTAAACGATATAACACCAATCCCAATAATGTAAATGTAAATCCTAAGTCAGCTTTCTCTTCCTGTGTTGCTTGCATACAACAATCAGGCCCCATCCGTGTCAATTCTTGTACCCACTTTAGCAAGTCAACTTCTTACATTcacatcatcatcttcatcatcatcatcatcaatcgCCATAGATCCTGCTTAGTAGACCAACTAAACAAACTGTCAGTAAGTGTGTTATTGTCTTACTGGTTATTTTAATCTCCTTTGCTAAGCTTCAATCCGTAGTTCTCCCACAAATTCTCCCCATCACTCATCAAGAAACGAAAACAGCTATCACTTACTGCATTTCCTGCATTAGAATTTGCTGGCGATGAACCTTCTTGCCCTTGTTCATTAATCTCACAGTAAGCTCCTGATCCTGGATTGTATACAGACTGATCATTGCTTTGGAAATTATAACAGCTTCCTCTGGAATTCTCCTTGCGTTTCTTGTTATTACTTTCCTTAGTTTTCCTGATATAATTGTTGACGCTATCCCATTTCTCTTTACACATTAATGCACTTCTTTCATACCCGATACAAGCCATCTCAGCTGCTATTTCCTCCCATAAAGCTTCCTCTTCTTCAATGCACCCGCTTTGGTTGAATCTTGATTCCATGCTACTTCTAAATTGCATTAGTCTTGTAACTTCATTTTCCGGCCAGCTATGATGATCGCCTTTCACATTGTTATGAATTGTCTGATCACTTCCATTTTCAATCAGATTTTCGCTTCTTTTCCGAATTGTCTGAGTCCCCACTTGCTCTTCAGGAGATGAAGCATCCACTTGATCTCTTCCTGTCAGTTTTTTGAGAGCTTCCATTAAAGCAGCATCACGAGCCTCGATCCAGGCTCGTTCTTTAGCCCAAAACTTGTGCTCTCTATCTATCCTGGCAGATTCTTGTCTCCTCCATTCTTCCTCTCTTAACATTCTTTGCTGTTCTTTTTGTTCGAGAGTCTTTGTCAATTTGTCCAACCATGCCTCTTGCCTCTCAATCAACTTCCTCATCTGCGAATCAATGAATTCTTTAATCTTCGCCTTCCAGCTCTTTCCATCTCTCCTCTTCCTCCTCTTTTCCATAGAATCATTCTCCACTAGGGTAGCCGTgcttaaatcattttcttcagaAGAAGAAGTATCGAACCCGGAGGAGTTAGAGAAACTAAGACTATCACAAAGCTTTTGAGAATGATGGGCCTCGTGGTTTGCTTGAGTAGAGGTGTTGGCTGCAGATTGAAACCGAAGACTATTTCCAACAAATTGGGTATCGGGGACCGAAGCAGGATTGCTTGTTTCTCCATAAAGAGCTTCAAGTTGTCTAAAGAATCTATAATGCTTACCATCTTGTCTTCCTGCTTTTCCTTCCTTAGTTTTCTTGTAATATTTGTACAAGTTTTCAAACTTTTCCCTGCATTTCTTGCCACTCCTTTGATATCCATGCTCCTCGGACATGATCCTATTCAAGAAAATGAGATAAACATAaaggaaatatatattaaaaaaatgaagtaTGAAGGATCAATAGTAACCCTAGATTGAAATGTGTAGTACCCGAGAAAGTTCATGTGATAATGAGCACTACTAATGTTGTGTAAGTACATGTTGTTTTGTTGCTGAGATGTTGCAGTTAACTTAATTTAGTATGCGACTGTTCAAAATTTGCTTAACAGAGATAAAGGTCTAATAAGGATCTTGTTATAGGTGCCATTTGTCAATGTAAACTATAGCAAGTGAGCAGCTAAGCTTAAACATGGTAAAAGGTCAGCCATTTTTCAGGAAAAAGGACTAGCGAAAACTTGCACCAGAAAGAAGGGTACAGGTTTCAAATGGAAAAGCTGGTCAGAAATGGAGCTATAACGGACAAACCCAATATATCAgccaatttctttttctctcaaatAGGAGACTGAGAATACGAAGCAAggaagataaagaaaataactcctgaGTCTGTGACTGTGCAGTCATTTTCTTTAGTCAAAACCAGTAaacgaaattattttcttcataaaaAGTTTTTCTATCTGGCAGCAGCAAAAGAGAAACACAATGTTGAAGAggttaaattttacttttgttaATCTAAACAAAAAGCCATTTAGACTTTGTTTGCATCTTCTTGGTAATCAGAACAAACAACTCATTCCTTCATTGTTATCATcagagtgaaagaaaaaagaaaaaaagtaaagaaagaaaatggttTTTCATGAAACATCAACAAGAAGAAACCTACTTAAGTTCTGTTAAAATCCGTTTTGTATCATTTATTCTCCCCCAGCAGAACGAAAGAAGCagcaagaaaagaagagattaAAGAGAATCTGAAAGAGAAGCagcaagaaaagaagagattaAGTTGGAGTAAcatatatgaaaaagaaaaatacctaGAAACCTCATCCCACAAAGGACCCTTTTGATTAGCTTCCTTGAACTTAGAATCAAGACGAGATCTAATCTCAAGAAGTGTTAAAGTTTCTTGTCTAGGCCATCTTCCAGTGCCACCATCACCACCAAAAGAACAACCAACCTCAGCTTCTAACCCACTTAGTGTAGCACTattagcagcagcagcagcaacagtGGTGCTAGCACTATTagaagcagcagcagcagcaggagAAGGGACGCAAGCAGCAGCTGTGTTAGAATCGGAGTGAAAGTCATGTAGCACACCCCCGCCCGgcatcaacatcatcatatCATAGTGGTGCTGCTGGCTGggcggcggcggcggcggCTGTAGATTCCTGTGGCCGGAGAAGAGCTCAGGTGGGTGTGGAATTGGAGGGAAATGAGTAGGTCTTCCGGTAATGAATTGCCTGAGATCTATATTATACTGATTATGGTGACTGTGATCTTCCATTTCcattgattcttgattcttgaactcaagaaaataaagaacaagaaagaaagaaagagaaggaaaagaaaagaaagctgagcaagaaagataaaagggttgagagagaaagaaagaaaaggaaagaaagaaagaaagaagatagcGGCAGACTCGGATCGTGTCGTTCACGAAAAAGCTCGAATTTATGCACAGGACACTGGTCCCATTGTCTGTTTTCAAGTGtaagtgtgtgtgtgtgtaacTACGTATATTACATCAACGTATTAGGAGATAGTGAGtgatcatatatatttttatatacaaataaaaaccCAGTTGcttccttccttcttctttaTCTGTCTAACATTTCCTTTTCGTGGAGTTTTTCTTGTTAACccttttcaatttcttcatcAATCATCAATCATTCAGACATTAGATGAATTTGTGTCTAAgctgtttcttttcttcttctttcttttttaaaatactaggtttttttcactatttgattctttttcaATAGGTAGAAGTTTTTCATTTCAAAGTCATTACAAATGGTATTGACATAGTACACAAACTATATCAATTAAGAATGCCAGatataatgatatatataatccGAATATAAGAATTTCAATGTCTATAATCctttattaactttttcttttttctaaaaaattatacaagtGTCTATAATCCttttatcattcattttatcTACTAATCAAGATATATAATTTGTGCTTAGGTTCTCAAAGTCCCGAATTGATTCTCATTTCTGCCAATAAACTGTACTACTCGAGTAACTTTATGTATCAAAAGCCTTataataaagattttataaaaagttaaaagcaGTCTTCCAATAGTTGATTGATTTatgaatgaatttaaaaaaaatagagatcagagtcattaattataaaatggaatattaaatttaggaaaatagaaagaaaaaaactctctcataaatctttatttaaatataccTCATAAAAATTGTAGGGActaatatgtataaatttaacataaaGAAACCTTGAAAAGGATAAAGTTGcttaaaagaatcaaaataatgaaattggCCAAGAAACActatcttatttaaaaaaaaaaaactaaagctaatttactatatatatatcagaATAAACAAGCATCAAAATGGCACCTTAATCTGTGTTTCATAGAAAAAGCTAATGTACCAAAATAAAACActtaaaaaatagcaaattaGATTGTTAATTCAGAGACTCCATAAGATGGAATTTATAGCCAAATTAGAAGTGAGACTGTAAGTGGCAACTATGAAAAagtcattaaaattaaagaaactgCACTTGATACCCATTTTTCAAGCCATTTTGTTCCATGAGTACAAATGCTCTTTCATTCGCATCTGCCCGTATCACAAATTTAGtctatttaattttggttTGAGCAGGTAACTTGAGAGGTCTAAATTTATGCTCCTAGGTTATACATTGAACTTCTAGTGTAAATAACCATGTTCAAATTGATCCATAAATCTTGCAAATGAACTTCATTGCTACCCGGTTTGATcggattaattaatataagtcaat
Coding sequences within:
- the LOC8288397 gene encoding trihelix transcription factor PTL, whose protein sequence is MEMEDHSHHNQYNIDLRQFITGRPTHFPPIPHPPELFSGHRNLQPPPPPPSQQHHYDMMMLMPGGGVLHDFHSDSNTAAACVPSPAAAAASNSASTTVAAAAANSATLSGLEAEVGCSFGGDGGTGRWPRQETLTLLEIRSRLDSKFKEANQKGPLWDEVSRIMSEEHGYQRSGKKCREKFENLYKYYKKTKEGKAGRQDGKHYRFFRQLEALYGETSNPASVPDTQFVGNSLRFQSAANTSTQANHEAHHSQKLCDSLSFSNSSGFDTSSSEENDLSTATLVENDSMEKRRKRRDGKSWKAKIKEFIDSQMRKLIERQEAWLDKLTKTLEQKEQQRMLREEEWRRQESARIDREHKFWAKERAWIEARDAALMEALKKLTGRDQVDASSPEEQVGTQTIRKRSENLIENGSDQTIHNNVKGDHHSWPENEVTRLMQFRSSMESRFNQSGCIEEEEALWEEIAAEMACIGYERSALMCKEKWDSVNNYIRKTKESNNKKRKENSRGSCYNFQSNDQSVYNPGSGAYCEINEQGQEGSSPANSNAGNAVSDSCFRFLMSDGENLWENYGLKLSKGD
- the LOC8288389 gene encoding fructose-bisphosphate aldolase 1, cytoplasmic yields the protein MTAYKGKYADELIANAAYIGTPGKGILAADESTGTIGKRLSSINVENVEENRRALRELLFTAPGALQYLSGVILFEETLYQKTKSGKPFAELLKENGVLPGIKVDKGTVEIAGTDGETTTQGHDGLAQRCQKYYEAGARFAKWRAVLKIGPNEPSQLSINLNAEGLARYAIICQENGLVPIVEPEILVDGPHDINKCAEVTERVLAACYKALNDHHVLLEGTLLKPNMVTPGSDSPKVAPEVVAEYTVRALQRTMPAAVPAVVFLSGGQSEEEATLNLNAMNKLKTKKPWTLSFSFGRALQASTLKAWAGKEENVKKAQEALLVRCKANSEATLGTYKGDATLGEGAAESLHVKDYKY